A single window of Microplitis demolitor isolate Queensland-Clemson2020A chromosome 7, iyMicDemo2.1a, whole genome shotgun sequence DNA harbors:
- the LOC103575422 gene encoding HIV Tat-specific factor 1 homolog: MSDSNSSIDGEPSKSPNFNKTNSESQELISSDNDNHKSSDKTPDLPCYQTKKVSKIGINDKNIKNDDDIEEFDTDEDEPIEKDDKANKQSDSSHYSKHLTYEGDLCIYTEPKTGRQLIWDAKKNSWIPKNEVTENNDDNPMKDYEFDGNNYIYTDKVTNVTYKFNDSKNEWVVKDDKEGKTDNSSAEPDVNNPSGSNNDSVVYGFENDTHTYTDTTDGSVYFWDREKNAWFPKVDDDFIAMYQLNYGFTDQSTTSSSVAQPEIKKIDPKAEKERNKVEAKKKATEPPTWFEIDPVHNTAIYISGLPLDITMEQLVELVGKYGLIARDDKNKDKIKLYRDSEGNPKGDALCTYIKVESVDLALKFLDGTRLGNKTLSVQRAKFQMKGSYDPSLKPKRRKKDKDRQKKIQEKLFDWRPERLPGEPQKCERIVILKNLFTLSDFEQDVTLSLEYKQDIQSECAKCGDVRKVTIYDTNPEGVAKIIFSEPSEAEACIKLLNGRWFGKRKITAELWDGKTKYHVAETEEEAEARINKWDKFLEDEYEKQTQSKTNNVEINSDHQSS; this comes from the exons atgtCAGATTCAAATAGTTCAATTGACGGTGAGCCGTCAAAGTCtccaaatttcaataaaactaaCTCAGAATCTCAAGAATTAATTAGTTCAGACAATGATAATCATAAATCAAGCGATAAAACACCAGATTTACCCTGTTATCAAACtaaaaaagtatcaaaaataGGAATAAATGATAAGAATATTAAGAACGATGATGACATTGAAGAGTTTGATACCGATGAAGACGAGCCAATTGAAAAAGATGATAAAGCAAATAAACAATCGGATTCATCACATTATTCAAAACATTTGACGTATGAAGGCGATTTATGCATTTACACAGAACCAAAAACTGGGAGACAGTTAATTTGGGACGCTAAGAAAAATAGTTGGATTCCCAAAAATGAAGTAACCGAAAATAACGACGACAATCCAATGAAAGATTATGAATTTgatggtaataattatatatacactgaTAAAGTAACAAATgtaacatataaatttaacgatAGTAAAAATGAATGGGTCGTGAAAGATGATAAAGAAGGAAAAACTGATAATAGTTCTGCTGAACCAGATGTTAATAATCCCAGTGGTAGTAATAACGACAGTGTCGTTTATGGTTTTGAAAATGATACTCATACTTACACTGATACCACTGATGGCTCCGTTTATTTCTgggatagagaaaaaaatgccTGGTTTCCTAAG GTTGATGATGATTTCATAGCAatgtatcaattaaattatggtTTTACGGATCAAAGTACTACCTCAAGTTCAGTGGCTCAaccagaaattaaaaaaattgatcctAAAGCTGAAAAAGAACGAAACAAAGTTGAAGCAAAAAAGAAAGCAACAGAGCCACCGACGTGGTTCGAAATTGATCCAGTTCACAATACAGCTATTTACATTTCCGGGTTGCCGTTAGATATTACGATGGAGCAACTTGTCGAACTAGTGGGAAAATACGGTCTCATTGCGCGGGAtgacaaaaataaagacaaaatCAAATTGTATCGAGATTCGGAAGGTAATCCCAAGGGTGATGCTCTCTGTACATACATAAAG gtGGAGTCTGTAGACCTTGCATTAAAATTTCTCGACGGTACTCGACTCGGTAATAAAACATTGTCAGTCCAGCGGGctaaatttcaaatgaaagGTTCATACGACCCATCACTGAAACCAAAACGTAGAAAAAAAGACAAGGATCGTCAAAAGAAAATCCAAGAGaa GCTATTTGATTGGAGACCGGAGCGTTTACCAGGCGAGCCACAAAAATGCGAACGAAttgtgatattaaaaaatttatttacactgagTGATTTTGAACAAGATGTAACACTTAGTCTTGAATATAAACAGGACATACAATCTGAATGTGCCAAGTGCGGTGACGTAAGAAAGGTCACAATCTATGAT acAAATCCTGAAGGAGTTGCCAAGATAATATTCAGTGAACCAAGTGAAGCTGAAgcttgtataaaattattgaatggACGTTGGTTTGGTAAAAGGAAAATCACTGCTGAATTATGGGACGGAAAAACAAAATACCA TGTTGCGGAAACAGAGGAAGAAGCTGAGGCACGAATAAATAAGTGGGACAAATTCTTGGAGGATGAGTATGAAAAGCAAACTCAATCTAAAACAAATAATGTAGAAATCAACTCCGATCACCAATCGAGCTAA
- the LOC103575420 gene encoding uncharacterized protein LOC103575420: MWKYWILLLCSTSLSWSNSVAGPQSVSVNLSENNHVDNEDKKEIRVIRRFACPVGFFRLKRNCYYLSAGMAPWREAHFHCKDRNSTLAILDKKAKNRRLRKYLMGDQFTRLERWIGGIYNWQQMSWEWGVSGEKIVFQNFDNSSHSKSNEEYAWHCVVLDPLVKYKWSPRSCVEKKHYICQVRAGRIGRRKKKIADPNVELQNQREKPKKRGKKYNREKNSEERRRNKNQRESKRNWAVQNYDNNDFKDNNNRNNNQDNEEWAHGVNIGSRPPTSRSGKPKPINRTRHQSNKIRQHDGTPKITQIIPQGYEHGAFLGDGPFDMNPQSLSDDKTLSQYHNKINDLSLEEVLFKT, translated from the exons ATGTGGAAGTattggattttattattatgctcAACAA GTTTATCATGGAGTAACTCTGTAGCGGGGCCACAGAGTGTAAGTgtaaatttatctgaaaacAATCACGTGGataatgaagataaaaaagaaattcgaGTGATACGACGTTTTGCTTGTCCCGTTGGATTCTTCCGGTTAAAGAGGAATTGTTACTATTTAAGTGCTGGTATGGCGCCGTGGAGAGAAGCGCATTTTCATTGTAAGGACAGAAATTCCACACTGGCTATTCTTGATAAAAAAGCGAAAAATCGCAGACTGAGAAAGTATTTAATGGGCGATCAATTTA cAAGACTCGAAAGATGGATTGGCGGTATTTATAATTGGCAGCAAATGTCATGGGAGTGGGGCGTATCGGgtgaaaaaatagtatttcaaaattttgataattcaaGTCACAGCAAATCAAATGAAGAATACGCTTGGCACTGTGTGGTCTTAGATCCattagttaaatataaatggagCCCTAGAAgttgtgttgaaaaaaaacacTACATATGTCAAGTACGCGCTGGACGAATAG gacgtagaaaaaagaaaattgcaGACCCTAATGTTGAGCTTCAGAACCAAAGAGAGAAACCGAAAAagagaggaaaaaaatataacagagAAAAGAATAGTGAAGAACGTCGACGTAATAAAAACCAAAGAGAGTCGAAACGTAATTGGGCAGtacaaaattatgataataatgattttaaagataataataacagaaaTAACAATCAAGATAATGAAGAGTGGGCACACGGAGTTAATATTGGCTCAAGACCTCctac aTCGAGATCAGGAAAACCGAAACCAATCAACAGAACTCGTCATCAATCAAACAAAATTCGCCAACATGATGGTACACCCAAGATAACTCAAATTATACCACAAGGTTACGAGCATGGTGCATTCCTGGGAGATGGACCATTTGATATGAACCCTCAATCTTTGTCAGACGACAAAACTCTATCGCAGTAtcacaacaaaataaatgatcTATCACTAGAAGAAGTCTTGtttaaaacataa